In Vigna radiata chloroplast, complete genome, one DNA window encodes the following:
- the psaI gene encoding photosystem I subunit VIII: MINFPSIFVPLVGLVFPAIAMASLFLHVQKNKIF; this comes from the coding sequence ATGATAAACTTTCCTTCCATTTTTGTTCCTTTAGTGGGTCTAGTATTTCCGGCAATTGCAATGGCTTCTTTATTTCTTCATGTTCAAAAAAACAAAATTTTTTAG
- the ycf4 gene encoding photosystem I assembly protein Ycf4: MNILKKRSKEVLIYSITGSRKISNIFSAFIIFLGSLGLLLVAISSYLGMDLFLFSEEISNFPFIPQGATMAFYGIGGLFISFYLWWIILWDIGGGFDIFDKKKKKEVCFLRWGFPGKNRRILIKIPMNDIQSIRIITGVQERGIFTRTLTYESIVYMETIEQGFIPLTRIEDNLTPPEIANRAGELAFFLGVPLLY; the protein is encoded by the coding sequence ATGAATATTTTAAAAAAAAGATCAAAAGAAGTACTGATCTATTCTATAACAGGGTCTCGAAAAATAAGCAATATCTTTTCAGCCTTTATCATTTTTTTAGGTTCTTTGGGGTTATTGTTGGTTGCAATTTCCAGTTATCTCGGTATGGATCTTTTCCTTTTTTCTGAGGAAATTAGTAATTTTCCATTTATTCCACAAGGGGCCACGATGGCTTTTTATGGAATTGGGGGTCTCTTTATTAGTTTTTATTTGTGGTGGATTATTTTGTGGGATATAGGCGGTGGTTTTGATATCTTCGATAAAAAAAAGAAAAAAGAAGTATGTTTTCTTCGTTGGGGATTTCCTGGAAAAAATCGTCGTATTCTTATAAAAATACCTATGAACGATATTCAATCTATCAGAATAATAACAGGAGTTCAAGAACGAGGTATTTTTACTCGTACTCTTACTTATGAGAGTATCGTTTATATGGAAACAATAGAACAGGGGTTTATTCCCTTGACTCGTATTGAAGATAATTTGACTCCACCAGAAATTGCAAATAGAGCTGGCGAATTAGCTTTTTTTTTAGGTGTACCGCTTCTGTATTGA
- the cemA gene encoding envelope membrane protein, with protein sequence MKKKSIPLLYLTSIVFLPWCISFTFKKSLESWFINWWNTSQSEIFLNDIKEKSILNKFIELEELFFLDDMLKECPKTYLQNLRTGIYKETIQLIKTHNEDRMNTILHFSTNIICFFILSGYSILGNKELVLINSLVREFIYNLSDTIKAFSILLLTDLCIGFHSTHGWELIIGFVYKDFGFAQNDQIISGLVSTFPVILDTILKYWIFRYLNRISPSLVVIYHSMND encoded by the coding sequence ATGAAAAAAAAAAGCATTCCCCTTCTATATCTTACATCTATAGTCTTTTTGCCCTGGTGTATCTCTTTCACATTTAAGAAAAGTCTGGAATCTTGGTTTATTAATTGGTGGAATACTAGTCAATCCGAAATTTTCTTGAATGATATTAAAGAAAAGAGTATTCTCAACAAATTCATAGAATTAGAGGAACTTTTTTTCTTAGATGACATGTTAAAGGAATGTCCGAAAACATATCTACAAAACCTTCGTACTGGAATTTATAAAGAAACAATCCAATTAATCAAAACGCACAACGAAGATCGTATGAATACGATTTTGCACTTCTCCACAAATATAATTTGTTTCTTTATTCTAAGCGGTTATTCTATTCTTGGTAATAAAGAACTTGTTCTTATTAACTCTTTGGTTCGAGAATTTATATATAATTTAAGTGACACAATAAAAGCATTTTCTATTCTTTTATTAACTGATTTATGTATAGGATTCCATTCAACCCATGGGTGGGAACTAATTATTGGTTTCGTTTATAAAGATTTTGGATTTGCTCAAAATGATCAAATTATATCCGGTCTTGTGTCCACTTTTCCAGTCATTTTAGATACAATTTTAAAATATTGGATTTTCCGTTATTTAAATCGCATATCTCCATCACTTGTAGTGATTTATCATTCAATGAATGATTGA